A region of Solea solea chromosome 7, fSolSol10.1, whole genome shotgun sequence DNA encodes the following proteins:
- the LOC131462165 gene encoding putative olfactory receptor 1F12P, producing the protein MRVKMNSTSVSYFILAAYFDTGLYKYVIFLTVLCFYVLIIVANMLLIVVICMNRSLHEPMYLFVCSLSVNELYGSTGVFPLLLLHTLSNVHTMSFSLCFLQIYCVYSYVCVGLLNLTTMSYDRYLAICHPLQYNTNMTSKKVAVLIALSWLFPLLEIVILISLTLSLQLCGNVIHKVYCDNFSVVKLSCSDTSVNNIYGLVYTVIAIIIPFVLILITYVRILKVCFSGCKQTRQKAISTCTPQVASLLNFLFGVCFEVLQSRFDMSSVPNILRIFLSLYFLTCQPLFNPLMYGLKLSKIRNMYFRPTL; encoded by the coding sequence aTGAGGGTGAAGATGAACTCGACCTCTGTGTCTTATTTCATATTGGCAGCTTACTTTGACACTGGTCTGTATAAATATGTGATCTTcctgactgtgctgtgtttctATGTGCTGATCATTGTTGCCAACATGCTGCTGATTGTAGTTATCTGTATGAACAGAAGTCTGCATGAGCCCATGTATCTGTTTGTATGCAGCCTGTCAGTAAATGAACTGTATGGTAGTACAGGCGTGTTTCCATTACTGCTGCTTCATACTCTCTCCAATGTTCACACcatgtctttttctctttgtttcctgCAGATCTACTGTGTTTACAGTTATGTTTGTGTTGGATTGTTAAATTTAACCACCATGTCCTACGACCGTTACCTCGCCATTTGTCACCCTCTGCAGTACAACACAAATATGACATCTAAAAAGGTTGCTGTGCTCATTGCTCTGTCATGGTTGTTTCCTCTCCTTGAGATTGTCATTCTGATATCACTGACGTTGTCTCTACAGCTGTGTGGAAATGTCATCCACAAAGTTTACTGTGATAACTTTTCTGTGGTCAAACTTTCATGCTCTGACACCAGTGTCAACAACATATATGGCCTGGTGTACACAGTGATCGCCATCATCATCCCGTTCGTCCTTATTCTGATAACATACGTGAggattttaaaagtctgtttctctGGTTGTAAACAGACAAGACAGAAAGCAATCAGCACCTGCACACCTCAAGTGGCCTCGCTGCTCAACTTCTTATTTGGGGTTTGTTTTGAAGTTCTGCAGAGCAGGTTTGATATGAGCAGTGTCCCTAATATTCTGAGAATATTTTTATCTTTGTATTTTCTTACATGTCAGCCGCTCTTCAACCCTCTGATGTACGGACTCAAGCTGTCAAAAATACGCAACATGTACTTCCGTCCCACCTTATGA
- the LOC131462139 gene encoding olfactory receptor 4B13-like, whose amino-acid sequence MMNSSHVSHFTLGAYSDPGLYTYVIFVFVLCFYLLIIVANLLLIVVICMNRSLHEPMYVFVCSLFVNELYGSTSLFPALLLYILSDIHTISVPLCFLQIFSVYSYGSIEFTNLAVMSYDRYLAICYPLQYKAHMTSSKVFLLIAGIWFPPVVAVSVTVCLTSSLHLCGNVIDKVYCDNYGIIKLSCGDTRVNNVYELMATSLTVCAPLSVIVFSYIRILKVCFSGCKQTRQKAVSTCTPHLASLLNFSFGVCFEVLQSRFDMSSVPMTLRIFLSLYFLTCQPLFNPVMYGLKLSKIRHVCKHLLLSKCQSLFSKFEQLQYQQHKGH is encoded by the coding sequence ATGATGAACTCTTCCCATGTGTCACATTTCACTCTAGGTGCCTATTCTGATCCTGGCCTGTATACATATGTgatctttgtgtttgtgctttgtttCTACCTGTTAATCATTGTTGCTAATTTGCTGCTGATTGTAGTTATCTGTATGAACAGGAGTCTACATGAACCTatgtacgtgtttgtgtgcagcttGTTTGTAAATGAACTGTATGGCAGTACAAGCTTGTTTCCAGCACTGCTGCTTTACATTCTCTCTGACATTCACACCATCTCTGTTCCTCTATGTTTCCTGCAGATTTTCTCAGTTTATTCTTATGGTAGCATCGAGTTCACCAACTTAGCTGTCATGTCGTACGACCGCTACCTCGCCATCTGTTACCCTTTGCAATATAAAGCACACATGACAAGCAGTAAAGTTTTCCTGCTTATTGCTGGAATATGGTTTCctcctgttgttgctgtttctgTGACAGTGTGTTTGACATCGTCTCTGCATCTCTGTGGAAACGTCATTGACAAAGTTTACTGCGACAATTACGGCATCATCAAATTGTCCTGTGGTGACACAAGAGTCAACAATGTCTATGAGCTGATGGCGACGTCACTCACTGTCTGCGCTCCCTTGTCCGTCATTGTCTTCTCATACATaaggattttaaaagtctgtttctctGGTTGTAAACAGACAAGACAGAAAGCAGTCAGCACCTGCACACCTCATCTGGCCTCACTGCTCAACTTCTCCTTCGGGGTTTGCTTTGAAGTTTTACAGAGCAGGTTTGATATGAGCAGTGTCCCTATGACTCTTAgaatttttttatctttatattttctCACATGTCAGCCGCTGTTCAACCCTGTCATGTACGGACTCAAGCTGTCCAAAATACGTCATGTCTGTAAACATCTGCTGCTCAGCAAGTGTCAGTCATTATTCAGCAAGTTTGAGCAGCTTCAGTATCAACAACACAAGGGACattga
- the LOC131462264 gene encoding olfactory receptor 5P6-like, producing MNLTQVTYLTLAGYFETRVFIHLLFLILLCLYVLIIVSNVLLIVVICMTRSLHEPMYLFLCSLFVNELYGSTGLFPFLLLHVLSDVHTVSLSLCFLQIFCVYSYVTIEFFTLAIMSYDRFLAICYPLQYSTRMTFNRIAILIAIMWLLAFLIVTGTIVCSLSLKLCGNTIINVYCVNYSIVKLSCGDTTPNNIYGLFVTAGTVFVPLTLILFTYVKILKVCFSGCKQTRQKAISTCTPHLASLLNFSFGVCFEVLQSRFDMSSAPNILRIFLSLYFLTCQPLFNPLMYGLGLSKIRHVCKCLFHSDM from the coding sequence ATGAACTTGACACAAGTTACTTATCTTACTCTTGCTGGGTACTTTGAAACCAGAGTGTTCATCCACCTATTGTTTCTGATTTTgctgtgtctctatgtgttgatcattgtttctaATGTGTTGCTGATTGTAGTTATCTGTATGACCAGAAGTCTACATGAACCTATGTACCTGTTTCTGTGCAGCCTGTTTGTAAATGAACTGTATGGTAGTACAGGTTTGTTTCCATTCCTGCTGCTTCACGTTCTCTCTGACGTTCACACTGTCTCTCTTTCCTTGTGTTTCCTGCAGATCTTCTGTGTTTACTCGTATGTCACAATCGAGTTTTTTACTTTAGCCATCATGTCATATGACCGTTTCCTTGCTATATGTTACCCTCTGCAGTACAGCACACGCATGACCTTTAACAGGATTGCTATACTCATTGCTATAATGTGGTTACTTGCTTTTCTTATAGTTACTGGCACAATAGTCTGTAGTTTGTCACTTAAGCTGTGCGGAAACACCATCATCAATGTATACTGTGTCAACTACTCCATAGTGAAACTGTCCTGTGGTGACACCACACCAAACAACATCTATGGACTTTTCGTCACAGCGGGCACAGTCTTTGTTCCTCTGACTTTGATCCTGTTCACATACGTGAAgattttaaaagtttgtttCTCTGGTTGTAAACAGACAAGACAGAAAGCAATCAGCACCTGCACACCTCATCTGGCCTCACTGCTCAACTTCTCCTTTGGGGTTTGTTTTGAAGTTTTACAGAGCAGGTTTGATATGAGCAGTGCCCCTAATATTCTAAGaatatttttatctttatattttctTACATGTCAGCCACTGTTCAACCCTCTGATGTACGGACTCGGGCTGTCCAAAATACGTCATgtctgtaaatgtttgtttcattcTGACATGTAG